A window from Nitrosopumilus sp. encodes these proteins:
- a CDS encoding peptidase has protein sequence MLKSIHAFLMLFFIISLIPIIQAEAAGNANLFVSAENSKFNNHFSGSMVIEVVIRDNNIRDTDQGKGEPDVTINGKILRMVQATDGNWYAYFANIDKAKIADSTLPNSITKQGLDFGSICSAAEASAVIGVDLNDADGVAYPYDSCNGVFNDNINVVRKAKTPNPTIPNTAGLSGQIGIVNDTWPFIQLFSFNDVTIQYNPSGTPQRVDLKYDEIPNISFSIDRALYPNNAEVFLTVNDFQLNQDPTDEDSWTFNIESPRATFYQAFDSSGNKAASGNAGLVNLLPHLSRLGFDNNGELSLKLGNVLKLKTNSEQRYSSVDVDGVSNTYSKIVTLVEKGPNSGIFESFDSSDQSVIGTLVNAPRGQTGQIEYNQKSLSVLSGSSSASVSINKPTLTIGSNSQTLSPGTKYPVILIDPDQNLNTGARDHLDVFRSTAIIPTITIGNPVTLERAQNVLFYPTSNVFNIFESVNSSVPDSNSDRLIIDTSGIPNNTTFEMISINLGVSASALSSVLLDVSDPNTYGTNWINYDLRSFQNDLEISNFSNTTFTLYFGSLTGPTITIADAGDVSSSRGFIQIDKSDVANISDQSGTVFLVIDFNSSDALSVSNEINKQPIVFDFFSFGLQNDKSINHSIYRFELEETLDNSSTFDGTFEYAVTNQLNILDPNFIKTIKTIGDEIKIIVTNRLIDEKGIALSYSDLDKVGVFTITSSKSDILTNSGVVSTTSSSYRFGQPVTFTLNDPDLNLKSDIIDIYYTVDNPNSPSVDTVGKDGNILLEILIKDIRYKRCTINGIEYGGLADTGFTLVETGPSTGIFTGVFKMPSQMCDKSGTKLISTAGGSLDAKYYDSRDKSGNPNIFTMSKNKLTSSFSTQPNLSTTNTSKPDLSTNNISKPSPGNTESIILSGSIQNYKRGMPLVITLADPNGKTQNFGASLTNSGAYKTVFTINENSLPGIYTIKLSHAGTDVGITSFTVTSPDMPSWIKNNAKSWSLSSISDSQFINDLEYLVEQGIISLSTSNVNNIGDKMMIPDWVKNNAKWWGDDKISDEDFIQSIQYLIKKGIIRV, from the coding sequence ATGTTAAAGAGTATTCATGCATTTTTGATGCTATTTTTCATAATTTCTTTAATTCCAATTATTCAGGCAGAGGCTGCTGGTAATGCTAACTTGTTTGTTTCTGCAGAAAATTCCAAGTTTAACAATCATTTTTCAGGCTCTATGGTAATTGAAGTAGTTATCCGTGATAACAATATACGAGATACGGATCAAGGTAAGGGCGAACCTGACGTTACGATAAATGGCAAAATACTACGAATGGTTCAGGCAACTGATGGGAACTGGTATGCATATTTTGCAAATATAGACAAAGCAAAGATTGCAGATTCTACATTACCTAATAGCATAACAAAACAAGGATTAGACTTTGGCTCCATCTGTAGCGCAGCAGAAGCTAGTGCTGTCATAGGTGTTGATCTTAATGATGCTGATGGTGTAGCATATCCCTATGATAGTTGTAATGGCGTGTTTAATGATAACATCAATGTTGTTAGAAAAGCAAAAACCCCCAACCCTACAATACCTAATACTGCAGGATTATCTGGTCAAATAGGCATTGTTAATGATACATGGCCATTTATTCAATTATTTTCATTTAATGATGTAACTATTCAATACAATCCATCTGGTACGCCACAACGAGTTGATTTAAAATATGATGAAATTCCAAATATTTCTTTTAGTATTGATAGGGCACTTTATCCAAACAATGCTGAAGTCTTTCTAACTGTAAATGATTTTCAATTAAATCAGGATCCAACCGATGAAGATTCTTGGACATTTAACATCGAATCTCCGAGAGCTACTTTTTACCAGGCATTTGATAGTTCTGGAAATAAAGCTGCAAGCGGAAATGCAGGATTGGTAAATTTACTTCCGCATCTTTCAAGATTAGGGTTTGATAATAACGGTGAACTTTCTTTGAAACTTGGAAACGTTTTGAAACTAAAAACTAACAGTGAGCAACGTTATTCTTCAGTTGACGTTGATGGGGTTTCAAACACATATTCTAAAATTGTCACATTAGTTGAAAAAGGACCAAATTCTGGAATCTTTGAAAGCTTTGACTCTAGTGATCAATCAGTAATAGGTACACTTGTAAATGCACCTCGTGGACAAACAGGACAAATTGAATATAATCAAAAATCTCTATCTGTTTTAAGTGGATCTTCTTCAGCGTCTGTTTCTATCAATAAACCAACTTTGACAATTGGTTCTAATTCTCAAACTCTATCTCCTGGTACTAAGTATCCTGTAATTTTGATAGATCCTGATCAAAATCTAAACACTGGTGCACGTGATCACTTAGATGTATTTAGAAGCACAGCCATAATTCCAACAATAACTATTGGAAATCCAGTTACTTTGGAGCGTGCTCAAAACGTCTTATTTTATCCAACTTCTAATGTTTTCAATATTTTTGAATCTGTAAATTCTTCAGTGCCTGACTCTAATTCTGATCGATTGATTATTGACACATCTGGAATACCAAATAACACCACATTTGAAATGATTTCAATAAACTTGGGAGTCTCCGCATCTGCATTATCATCTGTTTTGCTTGATGTTTCTGACCCTAACACATATGGTACAAATTGGATAAATTATGATTTGAGATCCTTTCAAAATGATTTAGAGATATCTAACTTTAGTAATACCACTTTCACTCTTTATTTTGGATCTCTTACAGGTCCAACAATAACTATAGCTGATGCAGGAGATGTCTCATCATCACGTGGGTTTATCCAAATCGATAAATCTGATGTAGCAAATATTTCTGATCAAAGTGGGACTGTATTTCTTGTAATTGATTTTAATTCTTCAGATGCGCTGTCTGTTTCTAATGAAATCAATAAACAACCTATTGTTTTTGATTTCTTTTCTTTTGGATTGCAAAATGATAAAAGCATAAACCATTCTATTTATCGTTTTGAGCTAGAGGAGACTTTGGATAATTCTTCTACTTTTGATGGTACTTTTGAATACGCAGTTACAAATCAACTGAACATACTAGATCCTAATTTTATCAAAACAATAAAGACCATTGGAGATGAGATAAAAATTATTGTCACTAACAGATTAATTGACGAAAAAGGAATTGCACTCTCTTATTCTGATTTAGATAAAGTAGGTGTTTTCACTATAACTTCCTCAAAATCTGACATTCTCACAAATTCTGGTGTTGTATCTACGACTTCTTCATCATATCGTTTTGGTCAGCCAGTAACATTTACCCTAAACGATCCTGATCTAAATCTAAAAAGTGATATAATTGACATTTACTATACTGTCGATAATCCAAATTCCCCTAGCGTAGATACAGTTGGCAAAGATGGAAATATTTTATTGGAAATTTTAATCAAGGATATTAGATATAAGCGTTGTACAATTAATGGAATTGAATATGGAGGTTTGGCTGATACTGGTTTCACACTGGTAGAAACTGGTCCTAGCACCGGAATCTTTACAGGTGTATTTAAAATGCCATCTCAAATGTGTGATAAATCCGGCACTAAATTAATCTCCACTGCAGGTGGTAGCCTTGATGCAAAATATTATGACTCTCGTGATAAATCCGGCAATCCAAATATCTTTACGATGTCTAAAAACAAACTAACTTCATCTTTTTCAACTCAACCCAACTTAAGTACAACTAATACTTCTAAACCAGATTTAAGTACAAATAATATCTCTAAACCCTCACCTGGTAATACAGAGAGCATAATTCTCTCTGGTAGTATCCAAAATTACAAAAGAGGAATGCCTTTAGTCATTACATTAGCAGATCCCAATGGTAAAACTCAGAATTTTGGAGCTTCTTTAACAAATAGTGGTGCATACAAAACAGTCTTTACAATAAATGAAAACTCACTTCCAGGAATATACACAATAAAGCTTTCACATGCAGGAACTGATGTTGGAATCACTTCTTTTACTGTAACATCTCCTGACATGCCTAGTTGGATAAAAAATAATGCCAAGTCATGGTCTTTATCATCGATATCTGATTCACAATTTATCAATGACTTGGAATATTTAGTTGAACAAGGAATTATTTCATTATCTACCTCAAATGTAAATAATATTGGAGATAAGATGATGATTCCTGATTGGGTAAAAAATAATGCCAAATGGTGGGGTGATGATAAAATATCTGATGAAGATTTTATTCAATCAATTCAATATCTGATCAAAAAAGGCATAATTAGAGTATAA
- a CDS encoding cation-efflux pump produces the protein MFVQRSRVLGISLIAIFSAFVVEFVFGLLSNSLGLITDSIHALLDSVVTIILLLAARLAIKPPDEEHTYGHGKVESLGGLIGGIAIFIIAIFFIYESIHRLQSPPPNILPGIFAIIAGVYTIGIDIFRIILLRRSIKKIGGSTLKADFYHAFMDLGSTLVAIGGIIFVTYGFYNGDFIAALILGVLLVALSIKLIYKTAQDLTDIISPEIVRNVKEIIKNTEGVIDVQAILMRRSGDTIFADITISLRGDASFENAHKISNDVEKNIINEIPNAAITIHFEPNWENVPLDAKILDIVKSVDGVKGVHNVITHNSKGKIFANLHVMVNREINLYSAHKISEIVEEKIQKNVPNIEHVTIHLEPFLDVPENFNIRDRETERKIRGILEKYEQIKKIGRIVSLNFENILKIDIDCSFDKELSIEKVHDLTSEIEHVIRTEIQDAVITIHPEPI, from the coding sequence ATGTTTGTTCAAAGATCACGAGTTTTAGGAATATCACTTATAGCCATATTTTCTGCATTTGTGGTAGAATTTGTCTTTGGATTATTATCAAATAGTTTAGGTCTTATCACAGACAGCATTCATGCGTTACTGGATAGTGTTGTAACAATCATACTTCTTTTAGCCGCAAGATTGGCAATCAAGCCACCAGATGAAGAGCATACATACGGACATGGGAAAGTTGAGTCATTAGGTGGCTTGATCGGAGGAATTGCAATTTTTATAATTGCAATATTTTTCATTTATGAATCAATCCATAGATTACAAAGTCCACCGCCAAACATTCTTCCAGGAATTTTTGCAATTATTGCAGGTGTGTACACTATTGGAATTGATATTTTTAGAATAATTTTATTGCGAAGGTCGATTAAAAAAATTGGAGGAAGTACTCTCAAAGCAGATTTTTACCATGCATTCATGGATTTGGGATCTACTCTTGTTGCAATTGGAGGAATCATTTTTGTAACATATGGATTTTATAATGGAGATTTTATTGCGGCATTAATCCTAGGAGTTCTCTTAGTAGCTCTAAGTATTAAATTAATTTACAAAACTGCACAAGATCTTACAGATATTATTTCTCCAGAAATTGTAAGAAATGTAAAGGAGATTATTAAAAATACAGAAGGAGTAATAGATGTACAAGCCATACTTATGCGAAGATCAGGAGATACGATATTTGCAGACATTACCATTTCACTTAGAGGGGATGCAAGTTTTGAAAATGCTCATAAAATTAGCAATGATGTTGAAAAAAATATCATAAATGAAATTCCAAATGCAGCAATTACGATTCATTTTGAACCAAATTGGGAGAATGTTCCATTAGATGCAAAAATTTTAGATATTGTAAAAAGTGTGGATGGGGTAAAAGGAGTACACAATGTCATAACACATAATTCTAAAGGTAAAATATTTGCCAACTTACATGTCATGGTAAATAGAGAAATTAACCTATATTCTGCGCATAAAATTTCTGAGATAGTAGAAGAAAAAATTCAAAAAAATGTTCCTAATATTGAGCATGTAACTATTCATTTAGAACCATTCCTAGATGTACCAGAAAATTTCAACATCAGAGATAGAGAGACTGAAAGAAAAATCAGAGGAATTTTAGAGAAATATGAACAAATCAAAAAGATTGGACGAATAGTTTCACTAAATTTTGAGAATATTTTGAAAATAGATATTGATTGCTCATTTGATAAAGAATTATCAATCGAGAAAGTACATGATTTGACATCAGAGATAGAGCATGTAATTAGAACAGAAATTCAAGATGCTGTAATTACAATACATCCAGAGCCAATTTAA
- a CDS encoding 30S ribosomal protein S13 encodes MSTQEYRHIVRIVGNDIPGERKMIVGLTQIKGIGNSFATAILDTLKINSNANIGDLTESDVQAIEKLITDPVGGNFPVWFLNRRKDIETGADLHLLTSDIPFTLRNDIERERITASWRGYRHLSGLKVRGQRTRTSGRKSGAVGVAKGGLAAPAKKGGAGAPAAEAKPAAAATAEAKPAAEAKPAAAAKAKPEEKK; translated from the coding sequence TTGAGTACGCAAGAATATAGACATATTGTTAGGATTGTGGGAAACGACATTCCTGGAGAAAGAAAGATGATCGTGGGATTAACCCAGATCAAAGGAATAGGCAATAGTTTTGCAACTGCAATTTTAGATACTCTTAAAATTAATAGCAATGCTAACATCGGCGACCTTACCGAGTCTGATGTTCAAGCGATTGAAAAATTAATAACAGATCCAGTTGGCGGAAATTTTCCGGTATGGTTCCTCAATAGAAGAAAAGATATTGAGACAGGGGCAGATTTACATTTATTGACATCAGACATTCCATTTACATTAAGAAATGATATAGAAAGAGAAAGAATTACTGCAAGTTGGAGAGGTTATAGACATCTATCAGGTCTTAAAGTTAGAGGACAAAGAACAAGGACATCGGGTAGAAAAAGTGGTGCAGTTGGAGTTGCAAAAGGAGGATTGGCAGCACCAGCAAAGAAAGGTGGTGCAGGTGCACCAGCAGCAGAAGCTAAACCAGCAGCAGCTGCAACGGCAGAAGCTAAACCAGCAGCAGAAGCTAAACCAGCAGCAGCTGCAAAAGCTAAACCAGAGGAAAAAAAATAG
- a CDS encoding 30S ribosomal protein S4: protein MGDPKYPRKVWRKPKRPFNYELKMEELKTLGTFGLRTKRELWKAHTELSRVRHQARSLLALRQEVREEKEPILMKSLARIGLVSSDATLDDVLNLNANDLLSRRLQTLVTKKFGFKSPYQARQAVIHGHIMIGDRKVDIPSYTVTVEEEDSVHFTPESKIPEMLEKTKSKTPSPEPSSEETAEESKEQSSSAEQSKEQSSSAEQSKEQSSSAEQSK, encoded by the coding sequence ATGGGAGATCCAAAATATCCACGTAAAGTTTGGAGAAAACCAAAAAGACCTTTTAATTATGAATTAAAAATGGAGGAGTTGAAAACTCTTGGTACATTTGGATTAAGAACTAAAAGAGAGTTATGGAAAGCACATACAGAATTATCACGTGTTAGACATCAAGCAAGATCATTACTTGCGTTAAGACAGGAAGTAAGAGAAGAAAAAGAACCAATTTTAATGAAATCACTTGCAAGAATAGGATTAGTAAGTAGTGATGCAACACTAGATGATGTACTAAATCTAAACGCAAACGATTTACTATCACGAAGATTACAGACTTTAGTTACAAAGAAATTTGGATTCAAATCACCATATCAAGCAAGGCAAGCAGTAATTCATGGCCATATTATGATTGGTGATAGAAAAGTAGACATTCCATCTTATACAGTCACAGTGGAAGAAGAAGATAGTGTCCATTTTACACCGGAATCTAAGATTCCAGAAATGTTAGAAAAGACAAAATCAAAAACTCCTTCTCCGGAGCCATCATCTGAAGAGACTGCAGAGGAATCTAAAGAGCAAAGTTCTTCTGCGGAACAATCAAAAGAGCAAAGTTCTTCTGCGGAACAATCAAAAGAGCAAAGTTCTTCTGCGGAACAATCAAAGTAA
- the glmS gene encoding glutamine--fructose-6-phosphate transaminase (isomerizing) — protein MCSIIGYFGKENAAPIIVKGLKRMEYRGYDSVGVATESDHQIELKKGIGKVSEVNSKIQLDILPGKVGIGHTRWATHGKVTDANAHPHSSNSGRIAIVHNGIIENFEELKKQLESEGYYFKSDTDSEIIANLIQKYYEKTQDVKETILKTVAKIKGHYAFVAMFENGQLAAARFHEPLIIGVVGQNDFFLSSDVLGFIEYTDNVIYVENGNFVILDKDKFQIIDFNGEHAKYEIVKVSKEFGDAYKGDYAHFTLKEIYEQHKTVLKAGERTIDAIEKAADHIKHAKNIYITGSGTSYNSALIAKQILLKYIKIKSEPIMSSELQFAPNSIEDNSIMIAISQSGESADVLEAVKIAKKAKCKTIAIVNLLTSSLARESDIVIGMNCGPEIGVAATKSFTTQLVILYKIIQKLSDNNNKIDIDFVKISELISGILKNPKKIQRIANEIKDISDIYVLGRGMHYPIAIEAALKLKELTYIHAEGIPGGELKHGPLALMDSNVFVIIINPNDSTYLDTLTSAREIKARGAKIIGISDIESDVYDFWIELPKSDEVGYPILEIIPIQLLAYYAALEKNTDPDYPRNLAKSVTVK, from the coding sequence ATGTGTTCAATAATAGGTTACTTTGGAAAAGAAAATGCAGCTCCAATAATAGTAAAGGGATTAAAAAGAATGGAATATCGTGGATACGATAGTGTAGGAGTTGCAACAGAATCAGACCATCAAATTGAACTAAAAAAAGGAATTGGGAAAGTAAGTGAAGTAAATTCAAAAATTCAATTAGATATACTTCCAGGAAAAGTAGGCATTGGTCATACCAGATGGGCAACTCATGGAAAAGTAACCGATGCCAATGCACATCCACATTCAAGTAATTCTGGAAGAATTGCAATAGTACATAATGGAATAATAGAGAATTTTGAAGAATTAAAAAAACAATTAGAAAGTGAAGGGTATTATTTCAAGAGCGATACAGATAGTGAAATTATTGCAAATCTAATTCAGAAATATTATGAGAAAACTCAGGATGTAAAAGAAACAATTTTGAAAACAGTTGCGAAAATTAAAGGACATTATGCATTTGTTGCAATGTTTGAAAATGGTCAACTTGCAGCAGCGAGATTTCATGAACCACTAATCATAGGAGTTGTTGGGCAAAATGATTTTTTTTTATCAAGCGATGTTTTGGGATTCATTGAGTATACTGATAATGTAATATATGTTGAAAATGGAAATTTTGTAATTTTAGATAAAGACAAATTTCAAATTATAGATTTTAATGGTGAACATGCAAAGTACGAAATAGTAAAAGTTTCTAAGGAATTTGGTGATGCATACAAAGGCGATTATGCACATTTTACATTAAAAGAGATTTATGAACAACATAAAACGGTTCTAAAAGCAGGAGAGAGAACTATCGATGCGATTGAAAAAGCTGCAGATCATATCAAACATGCAAAAAATATCTACATCACAGGAAGTGGTACAAGTTATAATTCAGCATTAATTGCAAAACAGATTTTATTAAAATACATTAAAATCAAGTCAGAACCGATCATGTCAAGCGAACTTCAATTTGCACCAAATAGTATCGAAGATAATTCCATCATGATTGCAATATCTCAAAGTGGTGAAAGTGCAGATGTTTTGGAAGCAGTCAAGATTGCAAAAAAAGCTAAATGTAAAACAATAGCAATTGTTAATTTGTTAACATCATCACTTGCACGTGAATCAGACATTGTAATAGGAATGAATTGTGGACCTGAAATAGGAGTTGCAGCAACAAAGAGTTTCACAACACAGCTTGTAATACTCTACAAAATTATTCAAAAATTAAGTGATAATAATAATAAGATAGATATTGATTTTGTGAAAATTTCTGAACTAATATCAGGAATATTAAAAAATCCTAAAAAAATTCAAAGAATTGCAAATGAAATAAAAGATATTTCAGATATCTATGTACTTGGAAGAGGAATGCATTATCCAATTGCAATAGAGGCAGCTTTGAAACTAAAAGAATTAACTTACATTCACGCAGAAGGAATTCCAGGAGGGGAGTTAAAGCATGGACCTCTTGCTTTAATGGATTCTAACGTATTTGTCATAATCATAAATCCAAATGATTCAACTTACTTGGATACACTAACAAGTGCAAGAGAGATCAAAGCACGAGGTGCAAAAATTATTGGTATATCCGATATAGAAAGTGATGTGTATGATTTTTGGATTGAACTTCCTAAATCAGATGAGGTAGGATATCCAATTTTAGAAATTATCCCTATTCAGCTATTAGCATATTACGCAGCGCTAGAAAAAAATACAGATCCTGATTATCCTAGAAATCTTGCAAAATCAGTTACAGTGAAGTAA
- a CDS encoding TIGR00303 family protein codes for MENFELFGNIDQAQNFIQTVNSGRFLFSLVISYTETCEIPGITFAGADTDSIKLTPPADAEYLHYGYCKSIDKIPMTPDGKPTPALLTKTALESASIPHLTVNAGSKVSPKLPFIETCMSSGKNISIQDAMTDSQVSHAVDYGRIVGRSMASLTDFLVIGESIPGGTTTALAVLRALGFDAKVSSSIPNNPVELKNQIVTSALKRIDSDHPYSIIAKIGDPMIPFVAGMLSSVSNMSKVMLAGGTQMSAVLAFASKIGFNEENTVIGTTSYITHDKSANFVDVVKQIADIPIISVDPGLKDSKHPGLRAFSEGFAKEGVGAGGSIIASMLKTGNNSKNFLELAEKEYHRLFTSL; via the coding sequence TTGGAAAATTTTGAATTATTTGGTAACATAGATCAGGCTCAAAATTTTATTCAAACTGTAAATTCAGGAAGATTTCTTTTTTCACTTGTCATATCTTATACTGAAACATGTGAGATTCCAGGAATTACTTTTGCAGGTGCAGATACAGATTCAATAAAACTTACTCCTCCAGCTGATGCTGAATATCTTCACTATGGATATTGTAAATCAATTGATAAAATCCCAATGACTCCTGATGGAAAACCAACTCCTGCATTATTAACAAAAACAGCTTTAGAATCTGCAAGCATTCCTCATCTAACCGTAAATGCTGGAAGTAAAGTTTCACCGAAATTACCTTTTATTGAAACATGTATGTCTAGTGGAAAAAATATTTCAATCCAAGACGCAATGACTGATTCTCAAGTATCACATGCTGTTGACTATGGTAGAATTGTAGGAAGGAGCATGGCCTCTCTAACTGATTTTCTGGTAATAGGAGAAAGTATTCCTGGTGGAACAACTACTGCTTTAGCTGTATTACGTGCATTAGGGTTTGATGCTAAAGTAAGTTCTAGCATCCCAAACAATCCCGTTGAATTGAAAAATCAAATTGTTACTTCTGCACTTAAAAGAATTGATTCTGATCATCCTTATAGTATAATTGCTAAAATTGGTGACCCTATGATTCCTTTTGTAGCAGGAATGCTAAGCTCTGTTTCAAACATGTCTAAAGTAATGCTTGCTGGAGGAACTCAGATGTCTGCAGTGTTGGCATTTGCATCAAAAATTGGATTCAATGAAGAAAATACTGTGATTGGAACAACTTCTTACATAACACATGATAAAAGTGCAAATTTTGTAGATGTTGTTAAACAAATTGCTGATATACCAATAATTTCTGTAGATCCTGGCCTAAAAGATTCAAAACACCCTGGATTAAGAGCATTTTCAGAAGGGTTTGCAAAAGAAGGTGTAGGTGCTGGTGGAAGTATCATAGCATCGATGCTCAAAACTGGAAATAATTCTAAAAATTTTTTAGAACTAGCTGAAAAAGAATATCATAGATTATTTACTTCACTGTAA
- a CDS encoding MBL fold metallo-hydrolase — MKVHQIQVGNMQNFSYIVEDESTNEAIIIDPSWDLIELEMIIKKNNLKIKYVVNTHHHFDHTLGNEAMVESTKAPIIQHENSELKHDIAVKDGDFIEFGKSKLKVFHTPGHSKDSICLVGDGKIFSGDTLFVGNCGRIDLPGGSAKELYHSLFDVLYSLDDSLVLYPGHNYGSKEISSLGQEKTTNPVMQKRPEQQFLEMMGQ, encoded by the coding sequence ATGAAAGTCCATCAAATACAAGTTGGAAATATGCAAAATTTTTCCTATATTGTTGAAGATGAGAGTACTAACGAAGCAATCATCATTGATCCTTCGTGGGACTTGATCGAATTAGAGATGATCATTAAAAAAAATAATTTAAAAATTAAATATGTTGTAAACACTCATCATCATTTTGATCATACATTGGGCAATGAAGCCATGGTGGAATCTACCAAAGCTCCTATAATCCAGCATGAAAATTCAGAACTGAAACACGATATTGCAGTAAAGGATGGAGATTTTATTGAATTTGGAAAGTCAAAATTAAAAGTATTTCATACTCCTGGACATTCTAAGGACAGTATCTGTCTAGTTGGAGATGGAAAGATTTTTTCAGGTGATACATTATTTGTTGGAAATTGTGGCCGAATTGATTTGCCTGGAGGTAGTGCAAAAGAACTCTATCATAGTCTCTTTGACGTACTTTATTCATTAGATGACAGTCTAGTCCTATATCCAGGACATAATTATGGAAGTAAAGAGATATCTTCTCTTGGCCAAGAAAAAACCACCAATCCTGTTATGCAAAAACGACCAGAGCAACAATTCCTTGAAATGATGGGTCAGTGA
- a CDS encoding NAD(P)H-hydrate epimerase gives MEITVDQMYKIENKGHDMGFLKKFMMENAGAASVRRLVDKLGSVESKNIVIFAGLGNNGGDGLVMARHLSGYGAKVTVMLLGSPDKIKTEESNWNWSILQKMPSVKLLYGDSIEFDFQPDIIVDAIFGTGISGDIREPYTSAINYINQTNCYKFAVDVPSGLDPQTGETANIYSKCDMTVTFHKMKQGIPKRKDLTGELFAEKIGIPPEAEEGIL, from the coding sequence ATGGAAATTACTGTTGATCAAATGTATAAAATCGAAAACAAAGGCCATGATATGGGATTTTTAAAAAAATTTATGATGGAAAATGCTGGTGCTGCATCAGTAAGAAGATTAGTTGATAAACTTGGCAGTGTCGAATCTAAAAATATTGTAATCTTTGCAGGCTTGGGAAATAATGGAGGTGATGGATTGGTAATGGCTAGACATCTGTCTGGCTATGGAGCAAAAGTTACTGTAATGTTGCTTGGTTCTCCTGACAAGATCAAAACTGAGGAAAGCAATTGGAACTGGTCTATCTTACAGAAGATGCCTTCTGTGAAACTATTGTATGGTGACTCTATTGAATTTGATTTTCAGCCTGACATAATTGTTGATGCAATATTTGGAACCGGAATATCTGGAGATATTAGAGAACCATATACATCTGCAATAAATTACATTAATCAAACAAATTGTTACAAATTCGCAGTTGACGTTCCATCTGGATTAGATCCACAAACAGGGGAGACTGCAAATATTTACTCAAAATGTGATATGACTGTAACATTTCATAAAATGAAACAGGGTATTCCTAAAAGAAAAGATTTGACTGGGGAACTGTTTGCTGAAAAAATTGGAATTCCTCCAGAAGCAGAGGAGGGAATTCTATGA